Proteins from one Chroococcidiopsis sp. CCMEE 29 genomic window:
- a CDS encoding riboflavin synthase: MFTGLVQALGTIRPLGGDRWQITCVSGAIDFILQDLAIGDSVAVDGVCLTVMEVLPQGFIAAASPETLRRTTLGQRQIDDGFVNLETSLRVGSKLGGHFVMGHVDGIGCLQALEQTATSWEMSFSTTEVIARYIVPKGSIAVNGVSLTISNYDPARDWFQVAVIPLTYAETNLRFLRSGSLVNLEADILGKYIEKLMVSSSSPNAADNTNPDELTPAFLIENGYL; this comes from the coding sequence GTGTTTACAGGATTAGTTCAAGCACTAGGAACAATTCGACCCCTAGGAGGCGATCGCTGGCAAATTACCTGTGTCAGCGGGGCGATAGACTTTATTTTGCAAGATCTGGCTATTGGTGATAGCGTAGCGGTGGATGGCGTTTGCCTCACCGTGATGGAGGTATTACCCCAAGGATTTATTGCTGCCGCTTCGCCCGAAACTCTCCGCCGCACAACACTGGGACAGCGGCAAATAGACGATGGCTTTGTCAACTTAGAAACATCGCTACGAGTTGGTAGCAAGCTCGGTGGTCATTTTGTCATGGGTCATGTGGACGGCATTGGTTGCCTGCAAGCACTGGAGCAAACAGCTACTTCTTGGGAGATGAGTTTTAGTACAACGGAGGTGATCGCCCGCTACATCGTCCCTAAGGGCAGCATTGCTGTTAACGGTGTCAGCCTGACCATATCAAATTATGATCCAGCGCGCGATTGGTTCCAGGTGGCGGTGATTCCCCTTACCTATGCCGAGACAAATCTCCGCTTTCTCCGCTCAGGTAGCTTAGTTAATTTGGAAGCCGATATTCTGGGCAAATACATTGAAAAACTAATGGTTTCTAGCTCCAGCCCCAATGCAGCAGATAATACTAATCCAGATGAGCTAACCCCCGCCTTCTTAATTGAAAACGGTTATTTGTGA
- a CDS encoding peptidoglycan DD-metalloendopeptidase family protein, with amino-acid sequence MTQRTDFAHTILSRIWLRSLLVQSLSWIGVFSFLGGNLVLAQEAAIDVIVPTNQDSPPAARLQRLKQKLHSNQTTVKQQQIRTRVASSPALVNSNPVKQKLDPVVVPVKREQARQKINTPPAPQASVPQVRSVVKPQIDLPKPVQVRRTPVVQKTATNSAPDYNGTYIDPTDYKIGATTGYQAPKSVVLSERSTGCKAVARPGLSGSICGSATQRSTRIALRGSQSGNTIKLARSKASSWVRKNQAATKSGIKPIRVGPISVNSTGFHVTSNPAARSVVSYNRTLPSGQPGNANTGLMFPLTIPAPITSLFGWRIHPITGDRRFHTGTDLGAPLGAPVLAAFPGQVAIADFLSGYGLTVVLDHNKFTQQTLYAHLSETFVQPGEWVEQGTVIGRVGSTGNSTGPHLHFETRYLTPEGWVATDPGVQLESALAQLVKALHTARSNPQAGNRS; translated from the coding sequence ATGACCCAGCGAACTGACTTTGCCCATACGATTTTAAGTCGCATCTGGCTACGCTCCCTGCTAGTACAGAGCCTGAGTTGGATCGGCGTCTTCAGCTTCCTCGGTGGCAATTTAGTCTTGGCTCAAGAGGCTGCAATAGATGTTATTGTGCCTACTAACCAAGACTCGCCGCCCGCAGCTAGACTACAACGACTGAAACAGAAGCTTCACTCTAACCAAACGACCGTCAAGCAGCAACAAATCAGAACCAGAGTTGCCAGTTCTCCTGCTCTAGTTAATTCAAACCCAGTGAAGCAGAAGCTTGATCCTGTTGTCGTTCCAGTTAAGCGGGAACAAGCAAGGCAAAAGATCAACACTCCGCCTGCTCCTCAAGCGTCGGTTCCTCAAGTTCGCTCGGTTGTCAAGCCTCAAATTGATTTGCCCAAACCAGTCCAGGTAAGACGTACCCCAGTAGTGCAAAAAACTGCGACTAATTCTGCTCCAGACTACAACGGCACTTATATTGACCCCACTGACTACAAAATTGGTGCGACAACAGGTTACCAGGCACCGAAGTCAGTAGTTCTATCAGAAAGATCGACGGGTTGTAAAGCTGTTGCCCGACCAGGGTTATCGGGTAGTATTTGCGGCAGTGCAACTCAGCGAAGCACTCGAATCGCCCTCCGGGGTAGTCAGTCTGGCAATACCATCAAGCTTGCTCGTTCTAAAGCATCTAGCTGGGTAAGAAAAAATCAAGCTGCTACTAAATCCGGTATTAAGCCAATTCGGGTTGGTCCCATCAGTGTCAATTCCACTGGTTTTCACGTTACTAGCAATCCGGCGGCACGCAGTGTTGTAAGTTACAATCGCACCTTACCTAGTGGGCAACCAGGCAATGCTAATACAGGTTTGATGTTTCCGCTAACTATTCCCGCTCCAATTACCTCATTGTTTGGTTGGCGAATTCATCCGATTACAGGCGATCGCCGCTTCCACACTGGAACCGATTTGGGCGCACCATTAGGCGCACCAGTGCTAGCAGCTTTTCCGGGTCAGGTGGCGATTGCCGACTTTTTGAGTGGCTATGGCTTAACTGTTGTCCTCGATCACAACAAATTTACTCAACAAACCTTATATGCTCACCTGTCAGAAACCTTCGTCCAACCTGGAGAATGGGTTGAGCAGGGAACGGTGATTGGGCGCGTTGGCAGTACTGGCAACTCAACAGGTCCCCACCTTCATTTTGAAACTAGGTATTTGACACCAGAAGGATGGGTAGCCACTGACCCAGGTGTTCAGCTGGAGTCTGCCCTAGCTCAGCTAGTCAAAGCCTTACACACAGCCCGTTCCAACCCGCAAGCAGGAAATAGGAGCTAG
- a CDS encoding intradiol ring-cleavage dioxygenase: protein MKKRPVKRISVASVLTRREVLGFIGGTTAVSLVGCLRGQSTSVVPTNSLTQTPTSTVATPSCVVRPEQTEGPYFVDEKLNRSDIRFDPSDGSVKQGVPLQLVFQVSQVSDRSCTPLSNAIVDVWHCDAEGIYSDVNDRSFNTVGKKFLRGYQVTNANGTAEFVTIYPGWYPGRAVHIHFKIRTDSASQSGYEFTSQLYFNDAFTDQVHSQAPYAAKGQRTQKNDQDGIFRDGGEQLMLQITKATEGYVGRFNIGLERA from the coding sequence ATGAAAAAACGCCCGGTAAAAAGAATCTCAGTCGCTTCAGTTCTGACTCGTCGAGAAGTGCTCGGCTTCATCGGAGGAACCACTGCCGTATCACTAGTGGGATGCTTACGCGGACAGTCCACCTCAGTTGTACCAACAAATTCGTTAACTCAAACGCCGACTTCAACGGTAGCGACTCCTTCCTGTGTGGTCAGGCCCGAACAGACCGAAGGACCATATTTTGTGGATGAAAAGTTAAACCGCTCCGATATCCGCTTTGATCCCTCAGATGGCTCGGTAAAACAAGGTGTGCCCTTGCAGTTGGTTTTTCAGGTTTCTCAGGTAAGCGATCGCTCTTGTACTCCATTAAGCAATGCGATCGTGGATGTTTGGCATTGTGATGCTGAGGGGATCTATTCGGATGTCAACGATCGTAGTTTCAATACCGTCGGGAAAAAATTTCTGCGCGGCTATCAAGTGACGAATGCAAATGGAACGGCTGAGTTTGTGACCATCTATCCGGGTTGGTATCCAGGCAGAGCAGTCCACATCCACTTTAAAATTCGCACTGACTCTGCATCGCAATCGGGTTATGAGTTTACGTCACAGCTTTACTTTAATGATGCGTTTACGGATCAAGTTCACTCCCAAGCTCCTTATGCTGCAAAAGGACAGCGCACCCAGAAGAACGACCAAGATGGCATCTTTCGCGATGGTGGTGAACAACTAATGCTCCAAATCACCAAAGCAACAGAAGGCTACGTTGGAAGGTTTAATATTGGGCTTGAGAGAGCTTGA
- a CDS encoding helix-turn-helix domain-containing protein → MNPQYIQRIEYNKIKSIPFETLDKLCSALPTWRLAGVGS, encoded by the coding sequence TTGAACCCTCAGTACATTCAAAGGATTGAGTACAACAAGATAAAATCAATCCCTTTTGAGACACTAGACAAGCTATGCTCTGCTTTGCCAACCTGGAGACTTGCTGGTGTGGGTTCCTAG
- a CDS encoding Crp/Fnr family transcriptional regulator, with protein MQSSFPTQLPALPSMLLQHTFSRYDLIPMPPNVLLRIEQGTVRTMTWSEEGTMVTLGYWGNGDVVGQPLSSVQPYQVECLTSVEVSYIFSHQWHQALDAIFLHVQQTEELFSIARCERVHQRLQQILFWLARKFGRPVEQGQLINLRLTHQELAEVIGTTRVTVTRLLSRFEQQGIIRRSCRHFIVLPKNFKTESP; from the coding sequence ATGCAATCTAGCTTTCCAACTCAGCTTCCAGCCTTACCTAGTATGCTGCTTCAGCATACCTTTAGCCGCTATGACTTGATTCCAATGCCACCCAATGTCTTGTTGCGAATTGAGCAGGGTACTGTCAGAACCATGACGTGGAGTGAGGAAGGCACAATGGTAACGTTGGGATATTGGGGGAATGGGGATGTAGTAGGTCAACCATTATCCAGTGTCCAACCGTATCAAGTCGAGTGCTTAACGAGTGTAGAAGTTAGTTATATTTTTTCTCATCAATGGCATCAGGCTTTAGATGCTATTTTCTTGCATGTTCAGCAAACCGAAGAACTATTCAGTATTGCTCGCTGTGAACGAGTTCACCAGCGCCTACAGCAAATATTATTCTGGTTAGCCCGGAAATTTGGTCGTCCAGTTGAGCAAGGACAGTTGATTAATTTGCGGCTAACTCATCAAGAACTCGCTGAAGTAATTGGCACAACACGAGTGACGGTAACACGCTTACTGTCGCGGTTTGAACAGCAAGGAATTATTCGTCGCTCTTGCCGTCATTTTATTGTTTTACCAAAGAATTTCAAAACTGAAAGCCCGTAA
- a CDS encoding IS630 family transposase (programmed frameshift) — MKAYSLDFRQKIIHVYENEKISQRQLAQRFCVALSFIQKLLKQYRETGEIAAKPFAGGVKLKLNSEQLVILSELIEANNDATLKELVHLFQEKTAVNLSRATMGRMTQKLKMTVKKKTLHAAEKESERVLKLRGEFWETIREIRVEDLIFIDEAGVNLAMVRLYARALKGKRAYGTRPQKRGKSVSMVSAITCRQVLTFFNVLGAIDGITFEAFIVRKLVPSLWKGACVVLDNCSIHKSKEVEKAIQNAGGKVLYLPPYSPDFSPIENCWSKLKGILRMIGARTYQALDVAITQAYQQISEPDLYHWFTHCCYCTSSI, encoded by the exons ATGAAAGCATACTCTCTTGACTTTCGCCAAAAAATCATCCATGTATATGAGAACGAAAAGATTTCTCAACGTCAACTAGCTCAACGTTTCTGTGTGGCATTGAGTTTTATTCAAAAGCTACTCAAACAGTATCGGGAAACAGGAGAAATTGCAGCGAAGCCATTTGCGGGAGGAGTCAAACTCAAACTTAACTCAGAACAACTGGTGATTCTGAGTGAATTAATTGAAGCAAATAACGATGCCACCCTCAAAGAACTAGTTCATCTGTTCCAAGAAAAAACGGCAGTGAATCTCAGTCGCGCCACGATGGGAAGAATGACTCAAAAACTCAAGATGACAGTAAA AAAAAAAACACTGCATGCGGCAGAAAAAGAAAGTGAGCGAGTACTCAAGCTCAGGGGAGAATTTTGGGAAACGATCCGAGAGATTCGAGTGGAAGACTTAATCTTCATTGATGAGGCTGGGGTCAATCTCGCGATGGTGAGACTATACGCCCGTGCCTTGAAGGGAAAAAGAGCCTACGGAACTCGCCCCCAAAAACGAGGCAAAAGTGTCTCAATGGTCAGTGCCATCACCTGCCGACAAGTATTAACTTTTTTCAATGTCTTAGGAGCAATAGATGGCATCACATTTGAAGCTTTTATTGTGCGGAAGTTGGTGCCTTCGTTATGGAAGGGAGCCTGTGTAGTATTAGATAATTGCAGCATTCATAAAAGCAAAGAAGTCGAAAAAGCTATTCAAAATGCCGGAGGAAAAGTCCTTTATTTGCCTCCCTATTCACCTGATTTTTCACCAATTGAAAATTGCTGGTCCAAGCTCAAAGGTATCTTACGGATGATTGGAGCAAGAACTTATCAAGCGTTAGATGTGGCAATAACACAAGCATACCAACAAATCTCCGAGCCAGACCTTTACCATTGGTTTACTCACTGCTGTTACTGTACTTCATCTATTTGA
- a CDS encoding transposase yields the protein MRTAYQYRLRLTPQQQATIDEWIELCRRQYNYRLADRFNWYEQNRCDINACPLVCHLPELKDCPDFYSQKRDLVNSKTLFPEYKDLPSHTLQDVIARVEKAFDRWLKGDSNGHRSGKPRFKGVGRYRSITFPDPIKPEHINGRFIQLPKIGKLKMILHRPLPDGFKVKTAAIIKKVDGYYITLSLQDATVPVLTPDAPNLNTSTTLRVNNIIGIDMGLKAFLVDDSGSYEPIPQHYRKAEKKLKRLQRSLSRKNKGSNRRKKAIKRVAKAHLKVSNQRKDFHYKTAKKLLCQGKHVAHEKLNIKGIARTRMAKSTHDAGWSQFLQVLSIKAERAGLLAIAVNPNGTSQDCSSCGNKVPKEIQDRWHSCPGCGCELDRDHNAAINIRNRAVGHPVLKAQETPDGIPGVTEKPALYA from the coding sequence ATGAGAACCGCTTACCAGTACCGACTACGATTGACTCCGCAGCAGCAAGCCACGATTGACGAGTGGATTGAACTTTGCCGTCGTCAATATAACTATCGGTTGGCGGATCGTTTCAATTGGTACGAGCAAAATCGCTGTGACATCAACGCTTGTCCGCTAGTCTGCCACTTGCCAGAATTAAAAGATTGCCCTGATTTCTATTCACAGAAACGGGATTTGGTCAATTCAAAGACTTTGTTCCCTGAATACAAGGATTTGCCATCTCACACCTTGCAAGATGTGATTGCGAGGGTAGAAAAGGCTTTTGACCGTTGGTTGAAGGGTGATAGCAATGGACATCGAAGCGGAAAACCCAGATTTAAGGGGGTTGGACGTTATCGTTCAATTACGTTTCCCGATCCCATTAAACCTGAACACATCAACGGACGGTTCATCCAGCTTCCGAAAATTGGCAAATTGAAGATGATTCTGCATCGTCCGTTGCCAGACGGATTCAAGGTTAAGACGGCGGCAATCATCAAGAAGGTAGACGGCTATTACATCACGCTGTCATTGCAAGATGCTACTGTACCCGTTCTCACTCCCGATGCCCCCAATCTCAACACCTCGACTACGCTCAGGGTCAATAACATTATCGGGATCGATATGGGTTTGAAAGCGTTTCTGGTAGATGATTCGGGTTCATACGAGCCAATTCCTCAACATTACCGAAAAGCAGAAAAGAAGTTGAAGCGGTTGCAGCGTTCTCTCTCCCGCAAAAACAAAGGTTCTAATCGTCGCAAAAAAGCGATTAAACGAGTCGCTAAAGCTCACCTAAAAGTCTCGAATCAACGTAAAGATTTTCACTACAAAACTGCCAAAAAGCTTTTATGTCAGGGAAAGCATGTTGCCCATGAAAAGTTGAATATTAAAGGCATTGCCAGAACTCGCATGGCAAAGTCTACTCATGATGCTGGATGGAGTCAATTCTTGCAAGTTCTTTCAATCAAGGCTGAAAGAGCCGGGTTGCTTGCAATTGCTGTGAATCCAAACGGTACGTCTCAAGATTGCTCAAGCTGTGGAAACAAAGTTCCTAAAGAGATCCAAGATAGATGGCATTCTTGCCCAGGTTGCGGATGTGAACTAGACCGTGACCATAATGCAGCCATCAATATCAGAAATAGGGCGGTGGGTCATCCCGTCCTTAAAGCTCAGGAAACGCCCGATGGAATACCAGGGGTCACTGAGAAGCCCGCGCTGTATGCGTAG
- the pgeF gene encoding peptidoglycan editing factor PgeF has product MHNWHWRTWEGLPYLTCSLLETWSHGFFTQQFWPRSPLELTKMLQPNVGIYRVKQVHGNLVLTPSEIRRQESAGGELAPHPSPLAPDLLAEADGIITEQPEQAVWVASADCTPALIADSETGNVAAVHAGWRGTAAKIVPQAIARLQTQGSKIKDLRIALGPAITGSVYQVSVQVAAEVGASIIPAQAEQSILDSLHQLSDSPLLPDPHPGRVRLDVRRVIALQLEHLGVSPEQVAIAPHCTYQQPEHFFSYRRDKLKKVQWSGIVSNEP; this is encoded by the coding sequence ATGCACAATTGGCACTGGCGCACTTGGGAAGGATTACCCTACCTGACTTGTAGCCTTTTAGAAACCTGGTCTCATGGCTTCTTTACCCAACAGTTTTGGCCTCGCTCCCCGCTGGAATTGACAAAGATGCTGCAACCCAATGTTGGCATTTATCGAGTAAAACAAGTACATGGCAATCTTGTCCTCACCCCTTCCGAGATTAGGCGTCAGGAGTCAGCAGGGGGAGAACTCGCCCCTCACCCCTCGCCCCTCGCCCCTGATCTTTTAGCAGAGGCAGATGGTATAATCACTGAGCAGCCAGAGCAGGCGGTGTGGGTAGCAAGTGCTGATTGTACACCAGCACTGATTGCTGACTCTGAAACTGGAAACGTTGCAGCAGTTCATGCTGGGTGGCGCGGGACAGCAGCGAAAATTGTGCCGCAGGCGATCGCCCGACTGCAAACCCAAGGCAGCAAAATCAAAGATTTGCGAATTGCCCTGGGACCCGCGATCACTGGTTCAGTTTACCAAGTATCAGTACAGGTGGCAGCTGAGGTGGGAGCCAGTATTATCCCAGCCCAAGCAGAGCAATCGATTTTGGATAGTTTACACCAGTTGTCTGATTCACCTCTATTGCCAGACCCTCATCCAGGACGAGTGCGGTTAGATGTCCGGCGGGTAATTGCCCTACAGTTGGAGCATCTGGGTGTTAGTCCTGAACAAGTGGCGATCGCTCCTCACTGCACATATCAGCAACCAGAACATTTCTTCTCTTACCGCCGCGACAAGCTGAAAAAAGTCCAGTGGTCAGGCATTGTCAGTAATGAACCTTGA
- a CDS encoding sensor histidine kinase codes for MHPRFASGATLKKSPSAWLSPSRLPNHSFRLILYLEWILLGLAFLLEIRPARFRIDATAQILVTLILIGFGLMGLKLPTERTRNKVLYTALQLGLLVVTFLLDRRTGFFPLLGLIIVIRSCVIFQQVGRLIVAGLVFIASLLMLFLGMLPPPRPRPGIPSESIANTILTLNINTAITFGLTLLFILLLVNALLAERHSREKLLLANEQLRQYALRIEDQATLQERNRIAREIHDALGHALTAQSIQLENALLFLPPDAEKTKSFLQESQRLGTRALQEVRRSIATLRSNPLQGRLLEDAIVSSITEFQSTTGITANYTLQLSQQIPTEISTALYRILQESLTNISKHSAATEVSIHLQQRRDTIHLQIADNGQGFDPEQNTTGFGLQGMRERTVALGGKFLLSSQLGQGCRITVSIGLPKQVL; via the coding sequence ATGCATCCTCGATTCGCGTCCGGCGCAACACTAAAGAAATCGCCTTCCGCGTGGCTCTCTCCATCCCGCCTGCCCAATCATTCCTTCCGCCTCATTCTCTATCTGGAATGGATTCTGCTCGGACTCGCCTTTCTGCTGGAGATTCGACCGGCTCGTTTTAGGATTGATGCAACGGCTCAAATACTCGTTACGCTTATCCTGATTGGCTTTGGGCTAATGGGACTCAAGCTTCCGACTGAAAGAACTCGCAACAAAGTTCTCTATACTGCATTGCAACTTGGCTTGCTTGTTGTGACGTTTTTGCTCGATCGCCGCACCGGGTTTTTTCCGCTTCTCGGTCTAATAATTGTCATTCGCAGTTGCGTGATTTTTCAGCAAGTAGGACGTTTGATAGTTGCAGGATTGGTGTTTATTGCCTCGCTGCTGATGCTGTTTTTGGGAATGCTGCCACCACCTAGGCCTAGACCAGGTATTCCCTCAGAGTCGATCGCGAATACCATTCTGACACTCAACATTAACACGGCTATTACATTTGGATTGACGCTGTTATTTATCTTACTGTTGGTGAATGCTTTACTTGCAGAACGTCACAGCCGGGAAAAATTATTGCTGGCAAATGAGCAACTGCGTCAATATGCCCTGCGAATTGAAGACCAAGCCACGCTTCAAGAACGAAATCGAATTGCGCGTGAAATCCATGATGCATTAGGACATGCGCTGACGGCTCAAAGTATTCAGTTAGAAAATGCGTTGTTATTTTTGCCACCGGATGCTGAGAAAACTAAATCCTTTTTGCAGGAGTCCCAACGATTAGGCACGAGGGCATTACAGGAAGTGCGGCGATCGATTGCTACTTTACGATCCAATCCGTTACAAGGACGATTGCTGGAAGATGCGATCGTTTCATCGATTACAGAATTTCAAAGTACCACCGGAATTACGGCGAATTATACGCTGCAACTCTCCCAACAGATTCCCACTGAAATCAGCACTGCCCTCTACCGAATTCTCCAAGAATCCCTTACCAACATTTCTAAACACAGTGCCGCAACTGAGGTCAGCATTCATCTCCAGCAACGCCGCGACACTATTCATCTTCAGATTGCGGATAATGGGCAAGGATTCGATCCAGAACAGAACACCACCGGATTTGGACTTCAGGGAATGCGAGAACGAACCGTTGCTTTGGGGGGAAAATTCCTCCTCTCTAGTCAACTGGGACAAGGCTGTCGCATTACTGTGTCAATTGGGTTACCCAAGCAAGTGCTATGA
- a CDS encoding biotin--[acetyl-CoA-carboxylase] ligase, with product MKTTALHRFPPFSVHLFETLPSTNQTLWNLLDQGAEPGTVVIATQQTAGRGQWGRQWYSPAGGLYLSVAIAANLPAQQSFQMTLCSAWGIATALRDRRIPVSLKWPNDLILGERKFGGILTETKVQQGKITQAVVGVGINWANPVPETGINLQSFQANQPSCPIASLEMLAVVTLLGIVSGNEYCSTEGIETLLPSYQKLLTTIGRSVWVNGCRGVIVGISPTGDLRVSLCPGQSVNSVAAQEIYLKPGTISLGYG from the coding sequence ATGAAGACAACAGCGCTTCATCGGTTCCCGCCATTCTCTGTGCACCTGTTTGAAACCTTACCCTCTACTAACCAAACGCTTTGGAACCTACTTGACCAAGGAGCCGAACCTGGAACTGTAGTCATTGCAACGCAGCAAACAGCTGGACGTGGACAGTGGGGTCGCCAGTGGTATTCTCCAGCTGGGGGACTATATCTTTCTGTGGCGATCGCTGCCAATTTACCAGCTCAACAAAGCTTCCAGATGACTCTGTGTAGTGCTTGGGGGATTGCTACTGCTTTGCGCGATCGCCGCATCCCAGTTAGCCTCAAATGGCCCAATGACTTAATCCTGGGTGAACGGAAATTTGGTGGTATTCTGACTGAAACCAAGGTACAGCAAGGAAAAATTACCCAAGCAGTAGTAGGGGTGGGGATTAATTGGGCTAACCCAGTCCCCGAAACAGGCATTAATTTACAATCCTTCCAAGCAAATCAACCTTCATGCCCCATTGCTTCCCTGGAAATGCTGGCAGTTGTAACCTTGCTGGGAATTGTATCTGGTAATGAGTACTGTTCAACAGAAGGAATAGAAACCCTGCTGCCGTCTTACCAAAAACTGCTGACAACCATAGGTCGCTCAGTCTGGGTTAATGGCTGTCGGGGGGTTATTGTCGGCATCAGTCCTACTGGAGATTTAAGGGTTAGCCTTTGCCCAGGGCAATCTGTTAACTCAGTAGCTGCTCAAGAGATTTATCTCAAACCAGGTACAATCAGCCTGGGTTATGGTTAA
- a CDS encoding response regulator transcription factor, protein MSETKIRLLLVDDQQIIRQGLRSLLEAKADLEVVGEAENGQQAITQVETLHPDIVLMDVRMPVMDGVAATRLIHQQFSQIKVLVLTTFDDDEYVSQAMRVGARGYLLKDTHSDDLAAAIRAVHKGYTQLGPGLIEKAIAPTSPAIGAQQPTHLPPELAGLTAREREVLSLIVAGASNREIAESLYISERTVKNHITHVLSQLNVRDRTQAAIFASAFLPLLEQPR, encoded by the coding sequence ATGAGCGAAACCAAAATTCGATTACTGCTGGTCGACGATCAACAGATTATTCGTCAAGGCTTGAGAAGTCTTCTCGAAGCAAAAGCCGATTTAGAAGTCGTCGGTGAAGCGGAAAATGGGCAGCAGGCAATTACCCAAGTCGAAACGTTGCATCCTGATATCGTATTAATGGATGTGCGGATGCCTGTGATGGATGGTGTGGCTGCGACTCGCTTGATTCATCAGCAATTTAGCCAAATCAAAGTGCTCGTGCTGACCACTTTTGATGATGATGAGTATGTATCGCAAGCGATGCGAGTAGGGGCGCGAGGCTATTTACTCAAAGACACGCATTCTGATGACCTAGCTGCCGCCATTCGAGCGGTTCATAAAGGCTACACGCAACTCGGTCCAGGATTGATTGAAAAAGCCATTGCGCCAACTTCTCCCGCGATTGGGGCTCAACAACCCACGCATCTACCACCTGAACTAGCTGGATTGACGGCTCGCGAGCGTGAGGTGCTAAGTTTGATTGTCGCAGGAGCTAGCAATCGTGAAATTGCAGAATCACTCTACATTTCAGAACGAACGGTTAAGAACCACATCACCCACGTTTTGAGTCAATTGAATGTGCGCGATCGCACCCAAGCTGCCATATTCGCAAGTGCCTTCTTGCCATTGTTAGAACAGCCCCGTTGA
- a CDS encoding FAD/NAD(P)-binding protein has protein sequence MAVMPDFVPNKTDIAIVGAGPHALTLVTHLLQKRQQMAHRFLMFDSSGSWMHQWQQQFAALEIPHLRSPAVHHPDPNPYALRQFAQLRPDELLPPYDLPATQLFDDFCWDVIHRWQLRDRVVKAKVMRIELLNHWRGSRFRLQLEDGQSIVARRVVIATGSSQPHLPNWVNQTQSHPPDRLCHSRQVDLQGLQLAGEQILIIGGGLTSGHLAVGAIARGAKVLLMSRRQLQEKLFDAEPGWLGPKYLKGFLAEPDWESRAQLIQQARNGGSMTPAMMLQLRRAHRDSKLTFHQQCQVLSAVWQSNNWQICCDDGTEYECNRIWLATGTKLDVTVDPLMSEILDNFPIPVVRGLPVLDTHLRWQGCELFMMGGLAALQVGPVARNLSGARMASEKIVPALIKSSIAFSQARSA, from the coding sequence ATGGCAGTCATGCCGGATTTTGTACCTAACAAAACAGACATCGCAATTGTTGGAGCAGGGCCCCATGCTCTAACTTTAGTTACTCACCTGCTGCAGAAGCGTCAGCAGATGGCTCATCGATTCTTGATGTTTGACTCCAGCGGCAGCTGGATGCACCAATGGCAGCAACAATTCGCGGCTTTGGAGATTCCCCACCTGCGATCGCCTGCCGTTCATCATCCTGACCCTAATCCTTATGCGCTGCGGCAGTTTGCCCAATTGCGTCCTGATGAACTATTGCCGCCTTACGATCTACCAGCTACCCAACTGTTTGACGATTTTTGCTGGGATGTAATCCACCGCTGGCAGTTGCGGGATCGAGTTGTCAAAGCAAAGGTGATGCGAATTGAGCTACTGAATCATTGGCGTGGTTCTCGCTTCCGCCTTCAGTTGGAGGACGGGCAGTCAATAGTTGCCCGAAGGGTTGTAATCGCCACCGGAAGCAGCCAGCCTCATCTACCAAACTGGGTAAACCAAACTCAGTCTCATCCACCAGATCGACTTTGCCACTCCCGGCAAGTTGATTTACAGGGTTTACAGTTAGCTGGGGAACAAATATTAATTATCGGTGGCGGTTTGACTAGTGGCCATTTAGCAGTAGGAGCGATCGCTCGTGGAGCAAAGGTTTTGTTAATGTCACGGCGTCAGTTGCAAGAAAAACTATTTGATGCTGAACCGGGTTGGCTAGGACCAAAGTACCTAAAAGGCTTTTTGGCTGAACCAGATTGGGAGAGCCGCGCTCAATTAATCCAACAAGCACGAAACGGTGGCTCGATGACCCCAGCAATGATGTTGCAATTACGCCGTGCTCATCGAGATAGTAAGCTGACGTTTCATCAGCAGTGTCAAGTGCTGTCGGCAGTGTGGCAGAGCAACAACTGGCAAATTTGCTGTGATGATGGAACAGAGTATGAGTGCAATCGCATTTGGCTGGCAACAGGAACAAAACTAGATGTCACAGTAGATCCCTTAATGTCAGAAATCCTTGATAATTTTCCAATTCCTGTAGTTAGGGGCTTACCAGTTTTGGATACTCACCTGCGATGGCAAGGTTGTGAGTTATTTATGATGGGTGGGTTGGCAGCACTGCAAGTAGGACCCGTAGCACGGAACCTATCAGGCGCAAGGATGGCAAGTGAAAAGATCGTGCCTGCTTTAATTAAGTCTAGTATTGCTTTCTCGCAAGCTAGAAGTGCTTAA